One Methylobacterium oryzae DNA window includes the following coding sequences:
- a CDS encoding pyridoxine 5'-phosphate synthase, which produces MTSEKLRLGVNIDHVATVRNARGGDYPDPVRAALLAVEAGADGITAHLREDRRHIRDTDIAALKRGLSVPLNFEMAATDEMVAIALETRPHAACLVPEKREERTTEGGLDIVGGRAHLAPRIRALAEAGIRVSLFVEPEPAVMDAARALGAPVVELHTGSYCEAALEDDDARTARELARIRRAAEHGAGLGLEIHAGHGLTLGSVGPVAALPQIRELNIGHSLIADAIFVGLDRAVRDMRAAMDRARHP; this is translated from the coding sequence ATGACCTCCGAGAAACTGCGCCTGGGCGTCAACATCGATCACGTCGCGACCGTCCGCAACGCCCGCGGCGGCGACTATCCGGACCCGGTGCGGGCGGCCCTGCTCGCCGTCGAGGCGGGCGCCGACGGGATCACCGCGCATCTCCGCGAGGACCGGCGCCACATCCGCGACACCGACATCGCGGCGCTCAAGCGCGGCCTGTCCGTGCCGCTCAACTTCGAGATGGCCGCCACCGACGAGATGGTGGCGATCGCGCTCGAGACCCGCCCGCACGCCGCCTGCCTCGTCCCGGAGAAGCGCGAGGAGCGCACCACCGAGGGCGGCCTCGACATCGTCGGCGGCCGCGCGCATCTCGCGCCGCGCATCCGCGCCCTCGCGGAGGCCGGCATCCGCGTCTCGCTGTTCGTCGAGCCCGAGCCCGCCGTCATGGACGCCGCCCGCGCCCTCGGGGCGCCCGTCGTCGAGCTGCACACCGGCAGCTACTGCGAGGCGGCGCTGGAGGACGACGACGCCCGGACCGCGCGCGAGCTCGCCCGCATCCGGCGCGCGGCGGAGCACGGGGCCGGCCTCGGCCTCGAGATCCACGCGGGCCACGGGCTTACCCTCGGCAGCGTCGGGCCGGTGGCGGCGCTGCCGCAGATCCGGGAGCTGAATATCGGCCATTCCCTGATCGCCGACGCGATCTTCGTGGGGCTCGACCGGGCGGTGCGCGACATGCGGGCCGCCATGGACCGGGCGCGGCACCCATGA
- the dxs gene encoding 1-deoxy-D-xylulose-5-phosphate synthase yields MRALALSPEQSALLDRVPSPSALRRLPESELPAVADAVRAEMIDAVSITGGHLGSGLGVVELTVALHHVFDTPDDRIVWDVGHQCYPHKILTERRDRIRTLRQGGGLSGFTKRSESVYDPFGAAHSSTSISAALGMAVARDLDNAAAKSKNRPPKRRNAIAVIGDGSMSAGMAYEALNNAGALHSRLIVILNDNDMSIAPPVGAMSAYLARLASGGAYQSLRETAKQLGKLLPKALYQRAAAAEEYARSLVVGGGTMFEEMGFHYVGPVDGHNLDHLLPVLKNVRDAEHGPILLHVVTQKGKGYAPAEASADRYHGVVKFDVVSGVQAKAKPNAPAYTRVFGESLIKAADADDKVVAITAAMPGGTGIDLFGKAHPDKTFDVGIAEQHAVTFAGGLATEGYRPFVAIYSTFLQRAYDQVVHDVALQNLPVRFCLDRAGLVGADGATHAGAFDLAYLCCLPNMTVMAASDEAELVHMVATAHAHDTGPIALRYPRGEGVGVELPERGEALAIGKGRVVRRDAEARVALLSLGTRLSEALKAADTLAEQGVAVTVADARFAKPLDEALILDLAREHEVLITIEEGSRGGFGAMVLHLLAERGALDAGGVRVRTMTLPDAYQDHDSPEKMYAEAGLDATTIVRTALDTLPERKDSRSRLRLA; encoded by the coding sequence ATGCGAGCATTGGCACTCTCCCCTGAGCAATCGGCGTTGCTGGACCGCGTTCCGTCTCCTTCGGCGCTGCGGCGTCTTCCGGAGTCGGAGCTTCCGGCGGTGGCGGACGCGGTGCGCGCCGAGATGATCGACGCGGTCTCGATCACCGGCGGCCATCTCGGCTCGGGGCTCGGCGTCGTCGAGCTGACCGTGGCGCTGCACCACGTGTTCGACACCCCCGACGACCGCATCGTCTGGGACGTCGGACACCAGTGCTACCCCCACAAGATCCTCACCGAGCGCCGCGACCGCATCCGGACGCTGCGCCAGGGCGGCGGCCTGTCGGGCTTCACCAAGCGGAGCGAGAGCGTCTACGACCCCTTCGGCGCCGCCCACTCCTCGACCTCGATCTCGGCCGCGCTGGGCATGGCGGTCGCCCGCGACCTCGACAACGCCGCCGCCAAGTCGAAGAACCGCCCGCCCAAGCGCCGCAACGCCATCGCGGTCATCGGCGACGGCTCGATGTCGGCCGGCATGGCCTACGAGGCCCTCAACAACGCCGGCGCCCTGCACTCGCGCCTGATCGTCATCCTCAACGACAACGACATGTCGATCGCGCCCCCCGTCGGCGCCATGTCGGCCTACCTCGCCCGCCTCGCCTCGGGCGGCGCCTACCAGTCCCTGCGCGAGACCGCCAAGCAGCTCGGCAAGCTCCTGCCCAAGGCGCTCTACCAGCGCGCCGCCGCGGCCGAGGAATACGCCCGCTCGCTCGTGGTCGGCGGCGGCACCATGTTCGAGGAGATGGGCTTCCACTACGTCGGCCCGGTCGACGGGCACAACCTCGACCACCTGCTGCCGGTGCTCAAGAACGTCCGCGACGCCGAGCACGGCCCGATCCTGCTCCACGTCGTCACCCAGAAGGGCAAGGGCTACGCCCCGGCCGAGGCCTCGGCCGACCGCTACCACGGCGTGGTCAAGTTCGACGTGGTCTCAGGGGTCCAGGCCAAGGCCAAGCCGAACGCGCCGGCCTACACGCGGGTGTTCGGCGAGAGCCTGATCAAGGCGGCCGACGCCGACGACAAGGTCGTGGCGATCACCGCGGCGATGCCGGGGGGCACCGGCATCGACCTGTTCGGCAAGGCGCACCCGGACAAGACCTTCGACGTCGGCATCGCCGAGCAGCACGCGGTGACGTTCGCGGGCGGTCTGGCCACCGAGGGCTACCGGCCGTTCGTGGCGATCTACTCGACGTTCCTGCAGCGGGCCTACGACCAGGTGGTGCACGACGTGGCGCTGCAGAACCTGCCCGTGCGGTTCTGCCTGGACCGGGCGGGGCTGGTCGGCGCCGACGGGGCGACGCACGCGGGCGCGTTCGACCTGGCCTACCTGTGCTGCCTGCCGAACATGACCGTGATGGCGGCCTCCGACGAGGCCGAGCTGGTGCACATGGTGGCGACCGCCCACGCGCACGACACGGGCCCGATCGCGCTGCGCTACCCGCGCGGCGAGGGTGTGGGCGTCGAGCTTCCGGAGCGGGGCGAGGCGCTGGCGATCGGCAAGGGTCGGGTGGTGCGGCGCGACGCGGAGGCGCGTGTGGCGCTGCTGTCGCTCGGCACGCGCCTGTCGGAGGCGCTGAAGGCGGCCGACACGCTGGCCGAGCAGGGCGTGGCGGTGACGGTGGCGGACGCGCGGTTCGCCAAGCCGCTGGACGAGGCGCTGATCCTGGATTTGGCGCGCGAGCACGAGGTGCTGATCACGATCGAGGAGGGCTCGCGGGGCGGGTTCGGCGCGATGGTGCTGCACCTGCTGGCGGAGCGGGGCGCTCTGGACGCGGGGGGCGTGCGGGTGCGGACGATGACGCTGCCGGACGCCTACCAGGACCACGACAGCCCGGAGAAGATGTACGCCGAGGCGGGCCTCGACGCCACGACCATCGTCAGGACCGCCCTCGACACACTGCCCGAGCGGAAGGACAGCCGGTCGCGCCTGCGGCTCGCCTGA
- a CDS encoding DNA/RNA non-specific endonuclease: protein MRAPTLAAAVLTLALGPLPVRAQDSCPALFADGQTPVLTNPKLAVRAVPLCFEAFAVLHSGVTRTPLYAAEHLTRASVAAARAVARDDSFHEETRLPEDQRAALEDYVRSGFDRGHLAPAGDMPTLAAQAESFSLANIVPQNRVLNRGLWADIEESTRRLATRRGALFVVTGVIFAGDAVQQIKGGVLVPTQLFKAVYDPSRGEAGAYLARNDDSRDWRALSIDDLRQEAGIDVFPGLPPAARATAMGLPDPQASARAEERRPRHEQTWQDWLERELARALRKLVRDFLRTFF, encoded by the coding sequence ATGCGGGCACCGACGCTCGCCGCCGCGGTCCTCACCCTCGCGCTGGGCCCGCTCCCGGTCCGAGCCCAGGATTCCTGTCCGGCCCTGTTCGCGGACGGGCAGACGCCCGTCCTCACGAATCCGAAGCTCGCCGTCCGCGCGGTCCCGCTGTGCTTCGAGGCCTTCGCGGTCCTGCATTCCGGCGTGACGCGCACGCCGCTCTACGCCGCCGAGCACCTCACCCGCGCCAGCGTCGCGGCGGCCCGGGCGGTGGCCCGCGACGATTCCTTCCACGAGGAGACGCGCCTGCCGGAGGATCAGCGCGCCGCGCTGGAGGATTACGTCCGCAGCGGGTTCGACCGGGGCCATCTCGCGCCGGCCGGGGACATGCCGACCCTCGCCGCCCAGGCCGAGTCGTTCAGCCTCGCCAACATCGTGCCGCAGAACCGCGTCCTGAACCGGGGACTCTGGGCGGATATCGAGGAGAGCACCCGGCGCCTGGCCACCCGCCGGGGCGCGCTGTTCGTCGTCACCGGGGTGATCTTCGCGGGCGACGCGGTGCAGCAGATCAAGGGCGGCGTGCTCGTCCCGACGCAGCTGTTCAAGGCCGTGTACGACCCGTCCCGCGGCGAGGCGGGTGCCTACCTCGCCCGGAACGACGATTCGAGGGACTGGCGCGCCCTGTCGATCGACGATCTCCGCCAGGAAGCCGGCATCGACGTCTTTCCCGGCCTGCCGCCCGCGGCCCGGGCGACCGCGATGGGGCTGCCGGATCCTCAGGCCTCCGCCCGCGCGGAGGAGCGCCGGCCCCGGCACGAGCAGACCTGGCAGGACTGGCTCGAGCGCGAACTCGCCCGCGCCCTGCGCAAGCTCGTCCGCGACTTCCTGCGCACGTTCTTCTGA
- the ettA gene encoding energy-dependent translational throttle protein EttA — protein sequence MAREFIYHMRGLTKAYTGGKKVLDSVNLSFYPDAKIGVLGINGSGKSTLLKIMAGIDKEFTGDGWVAQGARVGYLPQEPQLDPSKSVRENVMEGVAEKQAMLDRYNELAMNYSEETADEMTELQDRIESLGLWELDSKVDQAMEALGCPSDEQPVATLSGGERRRIALCRLLLWEPELLLLDEPTNHLDAETVNWLEGHLRQYPGAILIVTHDRYFLDNVTSWILELDRGKGIPYEGNYSAWLVQKQKRLEQEGREDMVRQRSIAREQEWIAASPKARQSKSKARITRYEELVAKQAQKVDASAQIVIPIDERLGNNVIEFEHLSKAFGDRLLIEDLSFKLPPGGIVGVIGPNGAGKTTLFKMITGQEKPDNGKIEVGETVKLGYVDQSRDALDPNATVWQEVSGGNDIIYFNKREINSRAYCAAFAFKGPDQQKKVGTLSGGERNRVHLARTLKGGANVLLLDEPTNDLDMETLRALEDALEDYAGCAVIISHDRWFLNRIATHILAFEGDSHVEWFEGNFSDYEADKVRRLGADSIMPKKIKYKRFSR from the coding sequence ATGGCTCGCGAATTCATCTACCACATGCGGGGCCTGACCAAGGCCTATACCGGCGGCAAGAAGGTCCTGGATAGCGTCAACCTGTCCTTCTACCCCGACGCCAAGATCGGCGTGCTCGGCATCAACGGCTCCGGCAAGTCGACGCTGCTCAAGATCATGGCGGGCATCGACAAGGAGTTCACCGGCGACGGCTGGGTCGCGCAGGGCGCGCGCGTCGGCTACCTGCCGCAGGAACCCCAGCTCGATCCGAGCAAGTCCGTCCGCGAGAACGTGATGGAGGGCGTCGCCGAGAAGCAGGCCATGCTCGACCGCTACAACGAGCTCGCCATGAACTACTCGGAGGAGACCGCCGACGAGATGACCGAGCTCCAGGACCGGATCGAGTCGCTGGGCCTCTGGGAGCTCGACTCGAAGGTCGATCAGGCCATGGAGGCCCTGGGCTGCCCGAGCGACGAGCAGCCGGTCGCGACCCTCTCGGGCGGCGAGCGCCGCCGCATCGCGCTGTGCCGCCTGCTCCTGTGGGAGCCGGAGCTGCTGCTCCTCGACGAGCCCACCAACCACCTCGACGCCGAGACGGTGAACTGGCTGGAGGGTCACCTGCGCCAGTATCCGGGCGCGATCCTGATCGTGACCCACGACCGCTACTTCCTCGACAACGTGACGAGCTGGATCCTGGAGCTCGATCGCGGCAAGGGCATCCCGTACGAGGGCAACTACTCGGCGTGGCTGGTCCAGAAGCAGAAGCGCCTGGAGCAGGAGGGCCGCGAGGACATGGTCCGGCAGCGCTCCATCGCCCGCGAGCAGGAATGGATCGCCGCCTCGCCGAAGGCCCGCCAGTCGAAGTCGAAGGCGCGCATCACCCGCTACGAGGAGCTGGTCGCCAAGCAGGCGCAGAAGGTCGACGCGTCCGCGCAGATCGTCATCCCGATCGACGAGCGGCTCGGCAACAACGTCATCGAGTTCGAGCACCTCAGCAAGGCGTTCGGCGACCGGCTGCTGATCGAGGACCTGTCGTTCAAGCTGCCGCCCGGCGGCATCGTCGGTGTGATCGGCCCGAACGGGGCCGGCAAGACCACTTTGTTCAAGATGATCACCGGCCAGGAGAAGCCCGACAACGGCAAGATCGAGGTCGGCGAGACGGTGAAGCTCGGCTACGTCGACCAGTCGCGCGACGCCCTCGACCCGAACGCCACGGTCTGGCAGGAGGTCTCCGGCGGCAACGACATCATCTATTTCAACAAGCGCGAGATCAATTCGCGCGCCTACTGCGCGGCCTTCGCGTTCAAGGGACCCGACCAGCAGAAGAAGGTCGGCACCCTCTCGGGCGGTGAGCGCAACCGCGTTCACCTCGCCCGGACCCTGAAGGGCGGCGCCAACGTGCTGCTCCTCGACGAGCCGACCAACGACCTCGACATGGAGACCCTGCGCGCCCTCGAGGACGCGCTGGAGGATTACGCCGGCTGCGCGGTCATCATCAGCCACGATCGCTGGTTCCTGAACCGCATCGCCACGCACATCCTGGCCTTCGAGGGCGACAGCCACGTCGAGTGGTTCGAGGGCAACTTCTCCGACTACGAGGCCGATAAGGTCCGCCGGCTCGGGGCGGATTCGATCATGCCGAAGAAGATCAAGTACAAGCGCTTCTCGCGCTGA
- a CDS encoding NAD-dependent epimerase/dehydratase family protein, with the protein MRVLVTGAGDYLGRRLLEALRRDLPPGSPILGLDRSPPPPLDGVTLRAVDPFDARELAETVAAFDPTCVFHLAALASVAQSSETPSYAWRAELLGTLNLAEAVARTRAALVFLSSTVVYGEVFRACPRPDESVTPRPDTISGRTKNACEYILRDVLANARIKHLVLRPSNYIGAGQSETFVVASFAGQIARIERGLAPPSLEVGDLSAGRDFLDVADVTAACLRVIARIDDLPDGGIFNVGSGVVTPVSDILETLRGLTEARFDLRVAPGRVRPAGVRSEGCDPAAFATATGWAPTIPLAQSLATILAEARARIR; encoded by the coding sequence ATGCGCGTCCTCGTCACCGGAGCGGGAGACTATCTCGGCCGCCGCCTGCTCGAGGCGCTGCGTCGGGACCTGCCGCCGGGCAGCCCCATCCTCGGCCTCGACCGGAGCCCGCCACCGCCCCTCGACGGCGTGACGCTTAGGGCCGTGGACCCGTTCGACGCGCGCGAGCTCGCCGAGACGGTCGCGGCCTTCGACCCGACCTGCGTGTTCCACCTCGCGGCGCTGGCCTCGGTGGCGCAGTCGAGCGAGACGCCGTCCTACGCCTGGCGGGCGGAGCTGCTCGGCACCCTCAACCTCGCCGAGGCGGTGGCGCGGACTCGCGCGGCGCTGGTCTTCCTCAGCTCCACGGTCGTCTACGGCGAAGTGTTCCGCGCCTGCCCGCGCCCGGACGAGAGCGTCACGCCGCGCCCCGACACGATCTCGGGCCGGACTAAGAACGCCTGCGAGTACATCCTCCGCGACGTGCTGGCGAATGCCCGGATCAAGCATCTCGTGCTGCGGCCGTCGAACTACATCGGGGCCGGACAGAGCGAGACCTTCGTGGTCGCCTCCTTCGCCGGTCAGATCGCCCGCATCGAGCGGGGGCTGGCGCCGCCGAGCCTGGAGGTCGGCGACCTCTCGGCGGGGCGCGACTTCCTCGACGTGGCCGACGTCACCGCGGCGTGCCTGCGCGTGATCGCCCGGATCGACGACCTGCCGGATGGCGGCATCTTCAACGTGGGATCGGGGGTCGTCACACCGGTCTCCGACATCCTGGAGACGCTGCGCGGCCTGACGGAGGCGCGGTTCGACCTGCGCGTCGCGCCCGGCCGGGTCCGCCCGGCGGGTGTGCGCAGCGAGGGCTGCGACCCCGCGGCCTTCGCGACCGCCACCGGATGGGCCCCGACGATCCCGCTCGCGCAGAGCCTGGCGACGATCCTGGCGGAGGCGCGGGCGCGCATCCGGTGA
- a CDS encoding OpgC family protein encodes MTRLDDLERPGAAEPRALPPPPAEARPAKPARDARVDVVRGLALLTIFIDHIPRNAPALLTLHNFGFSDAAEIFVLLAGYSSMIAYGGLFRRAGIRTALTRIAKRCLRIYLFQAGLLLATLVIVRIWMDLTGLTPRFGVAPLLQMGLLPGLLRGLALNALPNYLDILPLYILLLALFPLIYLGMRRGIWGVLGLSGALWLAANVDHQLNLPNAAAVDDGWYFNPFAWQFLFVIGAALAVKVRAHDGLLPRRGWAVAAAAAYLAFAFLQGGSWAEWGLPDLRPLAIGPPDKSHVAPLRLINMLALAYLLFSAPAVARASRWRRLRLVDACGRHSLEIFAAGCLAALIGRILYRTFDPTWPLQIAVNVGGIAIMLGLAHVLDARLRRAAGTGPDARRPG; translated from the coding sequence GTGACGCGCCTCGACGATCTCGAACGGCCCGGCGCCGCGGAACCGCGGGCGCTCCCCCCACCGCCCGCGGAGGCACGGCCGGCGAAGCCCGCGCGCGACGCGCGGGTCGACGTGGTGCGCGGCCTCGCGCTCCTGACGATCTTCATCGACCACATCCCGCGCAACGCGCCGGCCCTGCTGACGCTGCACAATTTCGGGTTCTCGGACGCGGCCGAGATCTTCGTGCTGCTGGCCGGCTACTCGTCGATGATCGCCTACGGCGGGCTGTTCCGGCGCGCCGGGATCCGGACGGCGCTCACGCGCATCGCCAAGCGCTGCCTGCGCATCTACCTGTTCCAGGCGGGGCTGCTGCTCGCGACCCTGGTCATCGTCCGGATCTGGATGGACCTCACCGGCCTGACGCCGCGATTCGGCGTCGCGCCGCTGCTGCAGATGGGTCTCCTGCCGGGCCTGCTGCGCGGCCTCGCGCTGAACGCGCTCCCGAACTACCTCGACATCCTGCCGCTCTACATCCTGCTGCTGGCGCTGTTCCCGCTGATCTACCTCGGGATGCGGCGCGGGATCTGGGGCGTACTGGGCCTGTCGGGCGCCCTCTGGCTCGCCGCCAACGTCGATCACCAGCTGAACCTCCCGAACGCCGCGGCGGTGGACGACGGGTGGTACTTCAACCCCTTCGCGTGGCAGTTCCTGTTCGTGATCGGCGCGGCGCTCGCGGTCAAGGTCCGCGCCCATGACGGCCTGCTGCCGCGGCGCGGATGGGCCGTGGCGGCGGCCGCGGCCTACCTCGCCTTCGCGTTCCTGCAGGGCGGGTCCTGGGCGGAGTGGGGGCTTCCGGACCTCCGGCCGCTGGCGATCGGCCCGCCCGACAAGAGCCACGTCGCACCCCTGCGCCTGATCAACATGCTGGCGCTGGCCTACCTGCTGTTCAGCGCGCCCGCCGTGGCCCGCGCGAGCCGGTGGCGGCGGCTGCGCCTCGTCGACGCCTGCGGGCGGCACTCGCTGGAGATCTTCGCCGCCGGATGCCTGGCGGCGCTGATCGGCCGCATCCTCTACCGGACCTTCGACCCCACTTGGCCGCTGCAGATCGCGGTCAATGTCGGGGGGATCGCGATCATGCTCGGCCTCGCCCACGTCCTGGACGCGCGCCTGCGCCGGGCGGCCGGGACCGGCCCCGACGCGCGCCGGCCCGGATAG
- a CDS encoding DUF2256 domain-containing protein — protein sequence MPPMRRKGDLPEKICAQCGRPFAWRKKWERVWDEVRYCSDRCRAEAKAARGRDAAGR from the coding sequence ATGCCGCCGATGCGCCGCAAGGGCGATCTGCCGGAGAAGATCTGCGCCCAGTGCGGCCGCCCGTTCGCGTGGCGCAAGAAGTGGGAGCGCGTCTGGGACGAGGTCCGCTACTGCTCGGACCGGTGCCGGGCCGAGGCGAAGGCCGCGCGCGGGCGCGACGCGGCGGGGCGCTGA